In Drosophila busckii strain San Diego stock center, stock number 13000-0081.31 chromosome 3R, ASM1175060v1, whole genome shotgun sequence, the sequence AATCCGCACTGGGATGACGAAACGCTGTTCCAGGAGTCGCGTCGCATCAACATTGCCATAGTGCAGCATGTCACCTACAATGAGTTCTTGCCCATACTGCTGGGTAAGGAGGTAATGGAAAAGTTTGGGCTGGTGCTGCAGAAGGATGGCTACTGGGATGGCTATGATGCTACAGTGAATCCTGGCATTATAGACAGctttgctggcgctgctttcCGCTTTGGTCACTCACTGCTGCCCACAGCTGTGGAGCGCTGGTCCAAGGCGCACAAGTTTATAGCTTCAAAGCGTTTATCCGACTTGATTAGACGTCCTTACGATTTATATCGCGCTGGCGTGCTGGATGAGTACTTCATGGGTTTGATGAATCAAGTGGCGCAAGCTATGGACGACTCAATAACACAGGAGGTTACCaatcatttgtttaaaaaggAAGGCGCGCGCTTTGGCATGGATTTGGTTTCGTTTAATATGCAGCGTGGTCGTGAGTTTGGCATTCCCGGCTACATGGAGTTCCGCAAGTTCTGCGGTCTACCCACAGCCAACACTTGGGATGAAATGTACGGCTCCATGCCCAACGAAACGGTGCTACGCTATGGCAGCATATTCGAGTAAGCACAGACAACAGCAAGCCCATACTATggtattaataattttgttaaacagGCATCCATCTGACATTGACTTGTGGTCTGGCGGCGTTTCGGAAAAGTCGCTGCCTGGCTCTATGCTGGGGCCTACTTTTGCTTGCGTCATTGCCACGCAAATGAGTTATCTGCGACGTGGTGATCGCTTCTGGTATGAGCTGCCCAATCAGCCTTCGTCCTTTACGCCAGAGCAGCTGCAGGAAATACGCAAGGCAAAGCTTTCGCGCTTGATATGCGACAATACGGACTTAATAGATACAGTGCAAATTTATCCCATGGTATTGCCAGATCATGAAATGTAAGTTGTTTACTATATCAATCATAAGCATATATGCCAAGTCTGagtttatttgcagcaatccACGCGTGCCTTGCAAGAGCGGCATTATACCCTCCATAGATCTAACAAAATGGGCTGATTATGGCAGTCATGGGCTGGACTCTTCTGTTTTTGTAAGTTTACTACATTTATGTTaacaacatttcatttaatatgcattttatttacagaaCTATATTAACGAAATACCTGACACGCTGCTCAACTTtagaaagtaaacaatttgttaattgttttgatttcatttcgcCAGCTATCAAACTCAAGAGCTATCAAACCTTCAACTATTGCCGTCGCTTAGTCTCTACTGCTAGtcctctttctctttcttacACTCtttctctcccactctctctctaatGCTTTCAATCATTTAACAGCCAAGTCAGCCACACTGCCATTATTCCAACATTATTCCAACATTTCCATGCATTATTCgtctgtatatatgtattatttttaaatagcaaaatccacaaaaaaaagaaacgaaagcAAGAGTTAAGAaccttttaaaattattataaaatatgtacgtgttgtttataagttttttgtatattttaaataaaatatatatatattaaaaatattgttttaagtatatttttaatgcgtaAGTATTAGTTTGCTATAGGAACTTCTTTGTTGCCGTGCTGCCTGTTTAAAgccattacgtatacgtttaGTTTGAGAGTTAacagttttgtgtttttttcaGTGTCATTGTGATCATCGTCAGCCAAGTTTGTCGCAATCGCATTGACCCAATTGTGTGAACTGAGTCACAGGCCATATAAAatccgcacacacacatgcccaGACCCAAATTGCAGCTGGAGGCTTACTCCAGCGCATTCAGAAAGGGCGCAATGGAGCCGATGTCCTCGCAGTCCGGTATGGCCTTGCCCTTGAACTTCAGACAGGACTCAGCGCAGGTTTGACCTTGAAAATAGTCGCCAAACATTTTCTTGCACTGCGCGCAGTTGTTCAAGCAAATCTGTATAAAGTCAATGCCGCCCATAGGatctgcaattaaaataaa encodes:
- the LOC108602463 gene encoding eclosion hormone, coding for MYNNKSIMLLGLALTLCCLLHSSNAMPSIAHYGKRFDPMGGIDFIQICLNNCAQCKKMFGDYFQGQTCAESCLKFKGKAIPDCEDIGSIAPFLNALE